One window from the genome of Cyanobacteriota bacterium encodes:
- the tsaE gene encoding tRNA (adenosine(37)-N6)-threonylcarbamoyltransferase complex ATPase subunit type 1 TsaE, translating to MEYRLSNLEASKIFAEDLAKQLLVSKEDTTLLFYAGMGCGKTTLIRELGYALGIQGKITSPTFVGMNEYHLDHLDFFHYDLYQVGIAFEDFAEILESAKHKIICIEWAEQIDQSIMLLIEKNTKVMKIRIDLDDETRIVQVD from the coding sequence ATGGAGTACCGACTCAGCAATCTTGAAGCCAGTAAAATTTTTGCTGAAGATCTGGCTAAGCAGTTATTAGTAAGCAAAGAAGATACCACACTGCTTTTTTATGCAGGCATGGGTTGCGGCAAAACTACTTTGATTCGTGAACTTGGTTATGCACTGGGGATTCAAGGCAAGATTACTAGTCCCACTTTTGTTGGGATGAATGAATATCATTTGGATCATTTAGACTTCTTTCACTATGATCTATACCAGGTGGGGATTGCCTTTGAGGACTTTGCTGAAATTCTTGAGTCTGCTAAGCATAAAATAATTTGTATTGAGTGGGCAGAACAAATTGATCAATCAATAATGCTTTTGATAGAAAAAAATACTAAAGTGATGAAGATCAGGATTGATCTTGATGATGAAACTAGAATTGTCCAAGTTGATTAA
- a CDS encoding GerMN domain-containing protein, whose translation MSFIRILSILVIFCSVFLTSACSRNKNGLGGVINGPKVTIYFTKASDELGVVLIPVVRKVPKDKTAYEVAIQQLFLGPTEEEQSKQELNTEVPEGSRLIEVEENPKEVKINISARFINGGGSETMQVRFRQFRETALTLAKGRPVYLYIDGAKAKMLGGEGLQVPQPLAKELD comes from the coding sequence ATGTCTTTTATACGGATTCTTTCTATCTTGGTTATCTTTTGCAGTGTCTTCTTGACGAGTGCTTGTAGCCGCAATAAAAATGGTCTTGGTGGCGTAATTAATGGTCCCAAAGTTACAATTTATTTTACTAAGGCAAGCGATGAACTTGGAGTTGTTTTGATTCCCGTTGTGCGCAAGGTTCCGAAAGATAAAACTGCTTATGAAGTTGCGATTCAACAATTATTTTTAGGTCCTACTGAGGAGGAACAGTCAAAACAAGAACTGAATACCGAAGTACCTGAAGGATCACGTTTAATAGAGGTAGAAGAAAACCCTAAAGAAGTCAAAATTAATATCAGCGCACGTTTCATTAATGGAGGCGGTTCTGAAACTATGCAAGTGAGATTTAGACAGTTCCGCGAAACCGCTTTGACGCTTGCCAAGGGCAGACCAGTCTATCTATATATAGATGGGGCTAAAGCCAAGATGCTTGGTGGTGAGGGTCTTCAAGTACCGCAGCCATTGGCTAAAGAATTAGATTAA
- a CDS encoding OmpH family outer membrane protein, translating to MQFTRKLSLKLVLLLFISFYLPSAAEGLKVATVNSSKIIQSYSLAQNLLQDIAKAEADLNKKIQEKRLTLEKAKEQKKTQTELQMLAEQIRLELEPEAKKLEADSNKKSAEVEAKIKATIGEVAKLAKYDIVLVEEAVLYGGTDISDEILKKLGK from the coding sequence ATGCAATTCACTAGAAAACTTTCACTCAAACTTGTATTACTATTATTTATTAGCTTCTATTTGCCAAGCGCTGCAGAAGGACTTAAAGTAGCAACGGTAAATTCAAGCAAAATTATCCAAAGCTATTCTCTAGCACAAAACTTATTACAAGACATAGCCAAGGCTGAAGCTGATCTTAATAAGAAGATCCAAGAAAAACGACTGACTCTCGAAAAAGCCAAAGAACAAAAGAAAACTCAAACTGAGTTACAGATGCTTGCTGAACAAATCAGATTAGAACTTGAGCCAGAAGCCAAAAAATTAGAAGCCGATAGCAACAAAAAAAGTGCTGAAGTTGAAGCTAAAATCAAAGCTACAATCGGCGAAGTTGCCAAACTAGCTAAGTACGACATTGTTTTAGTTGAAGAAGCGGTACTTTACGGCGGCACAGACATTAGTGATGAAATACTCAAAAAGCTAGGTAAATAA
- a CDS encoding OmpH family outer membrane protein: MKILILLIVISLTTSPCLAKIASLDIVEIYKSYSLVQEANQDVDKAEASFKRILATAQEEILALEAQTGKEQELETKRQEIQKVVDQRVEALQDSKDFYNTQINRNIARLLETFAKENKLDLIVEKGYIMSPIDDITAEFIKRLEKDLTTTKK; encoded by the coding sequence ATGAAAATTCTAATACTATTAATTGTTATTAGTTTAACAACAAGCCCTTGCTTAGCCAAGATCGCTTCTTTAGATATTGTTGAGATTTACAAAAGCTACTCACTAGTACAAGAGGCAAACCAAGACGTAGACAAGGCTGAAGCAAGCTTCAAAAGAATCCTTGCAACAGCACAAGAAGAGATACTCGCTCTTGAAGCACAAACAGGCAAAGAACAAGAACTAGAAACTAAACGTCAAGAAATCCAAAAAGTTGTAGACCAAAGAGTTGAAGCATTGCAAGACAGCAAAGATTTTTATAATACTCAAATCAACCGCAATATCGCCAGGCTACTTGAGACTTTTGCCAAAGAGAATAAATTAGATTTAATCGTTGAGAAGGGTTACATCATGTCACCAATTGATGACATTACTGCTGAGTTTATCAAAAGACTAGAAAAAGATCTTACAACAACCAAGAAATAA
- the lpxD gene encoding UDP-3-O-(3-hydroxymyristoyl)glucosamine N-acyltransferase: MKLKELAQITEARLQGSEDLEISSIAAEPGLATEDQLALIFPPRFAKANRLLKDSKATNLLVSEELMLDEEFQAFTAENKFNLVIVKRPKFALQQLITHFEKPRAQVPVGIHPSAVIDQTAKIDPSARIGALVFIGANVTIGAGSEIQARATIMDNSQIGQDCLIKSGVVIEDYTEIGDRVIIHPNTVIGSDGYSYTTAEPSNLEKMQRKDFNFNMDRQIQHKLNSAGNVIIQNDVEIGANTSVDRGSIGATIIGAGTKIDNNCQIAHNVKIGKDVLIIAQTGIAGSAKIGDRVTIAGHSGVGDGVEIGNDVIVGAFSAINSNLDPFVPVLGIPALPYGEFMRRQKALARICKHQDELRRLKIKVEELNKVQTS, translated from the coding sequence ATGAAGCTCAAAGAACTAGCTCAAATAACGGAAGCTAGACTTCAAGGCTCTGAAGACTTAGAGATCAGCTCGATTGCCGCTGAACCAGGCTTGGCAACAGAAGATCAGCTTGCATTGATTTTCCCGCCTCGCTTCGCAAAAGCAAACAGACTACTCAAAGACAGCAAAGCAACCAACTTGCTGGTTTCCGAAGAACTAATGCTCGACGAGGAGTTTCAAGCATTTACAGCAGAAAATAAATTCAATTTAGTTATCGTCAAACGCCCCAAGTTTGCACTTCAACAACTCATTACTCATTTCGAAAAACCACGTGCTCAAGTTCCAGTAGGGATTCATCCAAGTGCTGTAATCGACCAGACTGCCAAAATCGATCCAAGCGCAAGAATTGGAGCTTTAGTTTTTATTGGAGCCAATGTAACTATTGGAGCAGGGTCAGAGATACAGGCTCGCGCCACTATCATGGATAATTCTCAAATTGGACAAGATTGTCTAATCAAGTCAGGTGTTGTAATTGAAGACTACACAGAGATTGGCGACAGAGTAATTATTCATCCAAATACAGTCATTGGATCTGATGGCTATAGCTACACAACTGCAGAACCTAGTAACCTAGAAAAAATGCAACGTAAGGATTTTAATTTCAATATGGATAGGCAGATCCAACACAAACTCAATTCTGCTGGCAATGTCATCATCCAAAATGATGTTGAGATTGGAGCCAATACCAGTGTTGATAGAGGTAGTATCGGAGCAACTATTATTGGAGCAGGGACTAAGATAGACAATAATTGTCAAATTGCCCACAATGTCAAAATCGGCAAAGATGTTTTGATCATTGCCCAAACTGGAATCGCTGGCAGTGCCAAAATCGGTGACAGAGTGACAATCGCCGGACACAGTGGTGTTGGTGATGGAGTTGAAATTGGTAATGATGTCATAGTTGGTGCCTTTAGTGCTATCAATTCCAATCTTGATCCTTTTGTGCCAGTCTTAGGGATTCCTGCTCTACCTTATGGTGAATTTATGCGCAGACAAAAAGCCCTGGCTCGAATTTGCAAACATCAAGATGAATTAAGAAGACTCAAAATCAAGGTTGAAGAACTCAATAAAGTTCAAACAAGTTAA
- the wecB gene encoding UDP-N-acetylglucosamine 2-epimerase (non-hydrolyzing): MPDHKRLKIFVVAGTRPELIKVYPAYKAFQERSQTSMSPGTDIRHQLEVKWVSTGQHPDLVQDLYHFFDIKPDHEFTITKSEDPDLQLASLSSQIMTQASELFLREKPDLVIVQGDTLTAQQVGLAAFYQKIKVAHIEAGIRTNNIHSPFPEELARRILSQISDLNFAPSQTALINLEAEKVMHKKSSFNFYTGNTVVDALEYSKTRITDDDFDWSEFKFSRLAFYPDLEYDLIKILEKLAGKKIILVTAHRRENIGQAHQNLANAIHRLATESSQELEFIISVHKNPQARKAFEDLQETVTKEALTNVRILDAINYPLFLKLMMASYCIVTDSGGIQEEAPYLGKPVLVFRNETERVEGIEAGLASLIGTEEHVVHGAILELVNDPAVYNSMIQEGLQPYGDGLAGTRIADVSLLYLKKR; the protein is encoded by the coding sequence TTGCCAGATCATAAACGACTCAAAATCTTTGTAGTGGCAGGTACTAGACCTGAACTTATTAAAGTCTATCCAGCCTACAAGGCTTTTCAAGAGCGCAGTCAAACCAGCATGTCACCAGGGACTGATATTAGACATCAACTTGAAGTCAAGTGGGTTTCAACTGGGCAGCATCCTGATTTAGTGCAAGACCTCTATCATTTTTTTGATATCAAACCCGACCATGAATTTACTATCACCAAGTCAGAAGACCCCGATTTGCAACTTGCAAGTCTCTCAAGTCAAATCATGACTCAAGCTAGTGAATTGTTCTTGCGCGAGAAACCAGATCTAGTGATAGTTCAAGGTGACACCCTAACAGCCCAGCAAGTTGGGCTCGCTGCATTTTATCAGAAAATCAAAGTAGCACATATTGAAGCAGGAATCCGCACCAATAATATCCACAGTCCCTTCCCTGAGGAGTTAGCGAGAAGAATACTTTCTCAAATATCTGACCTCAATTTTGCACCAAGTCAAACAGCACTCATTAATCTAGAAGCAGAGAAAGTAATGCACAAAAAATCCAGCTTTAATTTCTATACTGGCAACACAGTGGTAGACGCACTTGAATACAGCAAAACAAGAATCACTGATGATGATTTTGATTGGTCAGAATTCAAGTTCTCAAGACTCGCGTTCTATCCTGATCTAGAATATGACCTAATCAAAATCCTCGAAAAACTTGCTGGTAAAAAAATAATATTGGTTACAGCACATCGACGGGAGAATATCGGACAGGCTCATCAGAATCTAGCTAATGCAATTCATAGACTAGCCACTGAATCTTCTCAAGAACTTGAGTTTATAATCTCAGTACATAAAAACCCGCAAGCGCGCAAGGCTTTTGAAGACTTGCAAGAGACTGTCACCAAAGAGGCTTTAACCAATGTGCGCATTCTTGACGCGATTAACTATCCGCTCTTTTTGAAACTCATGATGGCAAGCTATTGCATAGTGACTGATAGTGGAGGCATTCAAGAAGAAGCTCCGTATTTAGGAAAACCAGTTTTGGTTTTTAGAAATGAGACTGAGCGAGTTGAAGGCATTGAAGCTGGGCTAGCTAGTTTGATTGGTACCGAGGAGCATGTGGTGCATGGAGCTATTCTAGAGCTAGTCAATGACCCTGCTGTTTATAATTCAATGATTCAAGAAGGCTTGCAACCTTATGGTGATGGGCTAGCAGGGACAAGGATTGCTGATGTGAGTTTATTGTATTTAAAAAAGCGATAA
- the gshB gene encoding glutathione synthase has product MTSPLIYRIAFVADEITGFIRNHDSTWSMMQAAHGLGHAVYYTKSLEAAGSASFLKLSDEFFRSQNHPSSLCSDATKESKLLILDQASIDSQVTMNLEDFDYIFMRKDPPVDDEYKRECKIMAQCKKAKVINKPESLINLNEKLMILNFPDLIIETIVTDDLAEIKAFVNNHGKVVMKPLDGFGGAGISLLELDSVIECPSEQMMLQKYIPDIKLEGDKRIIVVNGKPIGALLRIPPENDFRANLAVGGSYAKYVMNDRDREICDKIKPFLLENGIYFAGVDLIGNYLTEINITSPTCLQEINRVEGLEGRDRLEYRLILSLF; this is encoded by the coding sequence ATGACTAGTCCCTTGATTTATCGTATTGCTTTTGTCGCTGATGAGATTACTGGTTTTATTCGTAATCACGACAGTACTTGGTCTATGATGCAAGCTGCTCATGGACTAGGACACGCGGTTTATTACACAAAGAGTCTTGAGGCTGCGGGCTCTGCTAGTTTTTTAAAATTGAGTGACGAATTTTTTAGAAGCCAAAACCATCCGTCTTCGCTCTGCTCCGACGCGACTAAAGAATCAAAGTTGTTAATCTTGGATCAAGCAAGTATTGATTCTCAAGTCACAATGAACTTAGAGGATTTTGATTATATTTTTATGCGCAAAGATCCTCCTGTCGATGATGAGTACAAGCGTGAATGCAAAATTATGGCTCAATGTAAAAAAGCCAAGGTGATAAATAAGCCTGAGTCTTTGATTAACTTGAACGAGAAATTAATGATTTTGAATTTCCCTGATTTGATTATTGAGACGATAGTCACTGATGATCTTGCAGAGATCAAGGCTTTTGTAAATAATCATGGCAAGGTAGTTATGAAGCCACTTGATGGTTTTGGTGGTGCTGGGATTAGTTTGCTTGAACTTGATAGCGTCATTGAGTGTCCATCAGAGCAGATGATGCTTCAGAAGTATATTCCTGATATTAAGCTAGAAGGTGATAAAAGAATAATCGTAGTCAACGGCAAGCCAATTGGCGCGCTACTGCGCATTCCACCGGAAAATGATTTTCGAGCCAATCTTGCAGTTGGCGGTTCTTATGCTAAGTACGTTATGAATGATAGAGATAGAGAGATCTGTGACAAGATCAAACCCTTCTTATTAGAGAATGGAATCTATTTTGCGGGAGTTGATTTGATTGGTAATTATTTAACTGAGATTAATATCACTTCGCCTACTTGCTTGCAGGAGATTAATAGGGTTGAAGGGCTTGAAGGAAGGGATAGGCTTGAATATCGATTAATCTTATCGCTTTTTTAA
- the miaA gene encoding tRNA (adenosine(37)-N6)-dimethylallyltransferase MiaA → MSAKLEHLAYILDDLEQNPRDIIAIVGPTCTGKTDLSLALAQELKLPIINADSRLIFAEMNIGTAKPSDEELGLIQHCLINIKKPNEQYSAGAYRDDFDLCLKELGGRAIVVGGTGLYIRSALDNLDMPDIGRDIELREELKAMELDVLTKMLDQLDPQAREDVDMKNKVRVIRAIEIVKLSGKPLSENRSKKTENRYDAAYYGLNFKNRKTLYDLINKRVIKMINKGLIHEVEALVAKYGVTDTLMGTIGYKEMIGYLQGNYSITEGRKMIQKKTRVYAKRQMTWFNQNPNLRWLYHD, encoded by the coding sequence ATGTCAGCTAAACTTGAACATCTTGCATACATTCTTGATGATCTTGAGCAAAATCCTCGAGATATTATCGCAATTGTCGGTCCGACATGTACCGGCAAAACAGATTTGTCCTTAGCTTTAGCTCAAGAACTCAAATTACCTATCATTAATGCTGATAGTCGTTTGATTTTTGCTGAGATGAATATTGGTACAGCTAAGCCAAGTGATGAGGAGCTTGGATTAATTCAACACTGTTTAATTAATATCAAGAAGCCAAATGAGCAATATTCGGCAGGAGCTTATCGAGATGATTTTGATCTTTGTCTGAAAGAACTAGGTGGTAGAGCTATTGTTGTTGGTGGTACAGGTTTATATATAAGGTCGGCATTAGACAACCTAGACATGCCAGATATTGGTAGAGATATTGAATTGAGAGAAGAGCTTAAAGCTATGGAGCTTGATGTTTTAACTAAGATGCTCGACCAGCTTGATCCTCAAGCACGTGAGGATGTTGATATGAAAAACAAAGTGCGAGTAATTCGCGCTATTGAGATTGTCAAACTCAGTGGCAAGCCACTCTCCGAGAACCGTTCAAAAAAAACAGAAAATAGATATGATGCAGCTTACTATGGACTTAATTTCAAAAACCGTAAAACCTTGTATGATTTAATTAACAAGCGAGTCATTAAAATGATCAACAAAGGTTTGATACATGAAGTAGAAGCTCTAGTTGCAAAATACGGTGTGACGGATACTTTGATGGGCACTATTGGTTACAAAGAAATGATTGGTTACCTGCAAGGTAATTATTCTATAACTGAGGGTCGTAAGATGATACAAAAGAAAACAAGAGTCTATGCCAAGAGGCAAATGACTTGGTTTAATCAGAATCCTAATTTGAGGTGGTTGTATCATGACTAG